A portion of the Actomonas aquatica genome contains these proteins:
- the rpmC gene encoding 50S ribosomal protein L29 produces MKAKDIRELAPTEIETKLRETREALLDLRLKKNAGLVEKPHQLRSLRKEIARLETILNEKQTAAA; encoded by the coding sequence ATGAAAGCCAAAGACATCCGCGAACTCGCGCCGACCGAGATCGAGACCAAGCTCCGCGAAACCCGTGAGGCCCTGCTCGATCTTCGCCTCAAGAAGAACGCCGGCCTCGTCGAGAAGCCGCATCAGCTCCGCAGCCTCCGCAAGGAGATCGCTCGCCTGGAGACCATCCTTAACGAGAAGCAAACCGCCGCCGCCTGA
- the rpsQ gene encoding 30S ribosomal protein S17 has translation MSTETRNARKTLIGVVTSRSGDKSVKVTIPYKIPHPRYKKVINRKSVVHVHDEKNETHVGDKVEIMETRPLSRLKRFRILRIVTLSADVEVAAARAAEEVKAEAAADSEA, from the coding sequence ATGTCCACCGAGACCCGCAATGCCCGCAAGACCCTCATCGGCGTCGTCACCAGCCGCTCCGGCGACAAGTCCGTCAAGGTCACCATCCCCTACAAGATCCCGCACCCGCGCTACAAAAAGGTCATTAACCGTAAGTCCGTCGTCCACGTGCACGACGAGAAGAACGAGACTCACGTTGGCGACAAGGTCGAGATCATGGAAACCCGCCCGCTGAGCCGCCTGAAGCGCTTCCGCATCCTCCGCATCGTCACCCTCTCGGCTGACGTTGAGGTTGCCGCCGCTCGTGCTGCTGAAGAGGTCAAGGCCGAAGCGGCCGCTGACTCCGAGGCCTAA
- the rplX gene encoding 50S ribosomal protein L24 → MQKFHIKRGEEVVVIAGAHKGKSGKVLELLAAKQRARVEGVAMIKRHVRKSEENPNGAIVEREGSVHVSNLMLKSRYDASKKRAAASA, encoded by the coding sequence ATGCAGAAGTTCCATATCAAACGCGGCGAAGAAGTCGTCGTCATCGCCGGCGCCCACAAGGGCAAGTCCGGTAAGGTTCTCGAACTCTTGGCCGCCAAACAACGCGCCCGCGTCGAAGGCGTCGCCATGATCAAGCGCCACGTGCGCAAGTCCGAAGAGAACCCCAACGGCGCCATTGTTGAGCGCGAAGGTTCGGTTCACGTCTCCAACCTTATGCTCAAGAGCCGCTACGATGCTTCCAAGAAGCGCGCCGCAGCCTCTGCCTAA
- the rplN gene encoding 50S ribosomal protein L14 translates to MIQLRSVLTIADNTGARKAHMISKKGAGRNVATVGDIITVNIKDSSTDASVKKGEVTKAVVVRTKAPIRRADGSYLRFDSNAIVIINQDGNPKGTRIFGPVARELRAKNFMKIISLAPEVL, encoded by the coding sequence ATGATTCAACTCCGTTCCGTTCTCACCATCGCCGACAACACTGGCGCGCGTAAGGCCCACATGATCTCCAAAAAGGGAGCCGGCCGTAACGTTGCCACCGTTGGTGACATCATCACCGTCAACATCAAGGACAGCTCCACCGATGCTTCGGTCAAGAAGGGCGAGGTCACCAAGGCCGTCGTCGTTCGCACCAAGGCGCCGATCCGTCGCGCCGACGGCAGCTACCTTCGTTTTGACTCCAACGCCATCGTCATCATCAATCAGGACGGCAACCCGAAGGGCACCCGCATCTTCGGCCCCGTCGCCCGTGAACTGCGTGCGAAGAACTTCATGAAGATCATCTCGCTCGCTCCGGAGGTCCTCTAA